Proteins co-encoded in one Christiangramia fulva genomic window:
- a CDS encoding glycoside hydrolase family 9 protein, producing the protein MSRFLFFFVFAGICVANAQNQADTLDDFHINDQEYLERRGANVMLAHDFYPESHQGGVGIIQNGLRVATNGDLRLEPAPGQWQPVPKVGQRKVDRQEKIISVRMQYPDSSKNRTGFNPIIYPDLNLSYTLKVKPEGKSFKIIIDLDEPLPEDWVGKVGLNIELFPGILFGKSFYMDDEFGIFPRQADGPGFYNEDDEYRLQPLAIGKKLVVAPGTPAQTLTIQNLGENKLELLDGRAIHSNGWYVVRSLVPPGKTKGAVEWLVTPNALKDYTYQPVVQISQVGYHPGQEKKAVIETDKNTTDPQPVHLMKIEPEGGYSEVLSKKPEKWGNFLRYKYFTFDFSEVKEPGMYVIKYSGFTTVPFKISKDVYKRGVWQPTLEYFLPVQMCHMRVNDRYKVWHGLCHMDDARMAPVDTNHFDGYLQGHETLTKYKGGEHVPGLNIGGWHDAGDYDLRVESQASTIQGLTHIYEIFDVQYDNTSIDEKNRLVEILQPDGIPDIIQQIEHGALSIVGGYESLGRFYRGIISPTKRQYVLLGDPVNQTDNKIYSEKKPNDTTQNQGGSDDRGVFTENNPPRELATAAALAASARVLKEYDPELAAKCLQIARETWNSVNSNSSLDKVDLAAELLQTTREEKYADFILKNKDDIISNFGDTGWRIGPILSLIGNKKFTTAMQEAARNYYKTIEAEGEKTPYGVPYEPNIWGAGWGIQNFGMKQYFLHTSYPEVFPEKYLLDALNFILGAHPGVNTSSFASGVGARSITQAYGMNRGDFSFIPGGIGSGTALIRPDFPELLEWSFLWQQTEYVLGGGTTDYLFLVLAADKLLNEKP; encoded by the coding sequence ATGAGTCGTTTTTTGTTCTTTTTTGTCTTTGCCGGGATCTGTGTTGCAAATGCTCAAAATCAGGCTGATACTCTTGACGATTTTCATATAAACGATCAGGAATACCTGGAAAGACGTGGGGCTAATGTCATGCTCGCTCACGATTTCTATCCGGAAAGCCATCAGGGCGGTGTGGGGATCATTCAAAATGGATTGCGCGTGGCTACCAATGGGGATCTTCGGCTGGAGCCTGCGCCCGGGCAGTGGCAGCCGGTTCCGAAGGTGGGCCAGCGAAAGGTGGATAGGCAGGAAAAGATCATCAGTGTGCGAATGCAGTATCCCGATTCTTCAAAAAACCGTACCGGTTTCAATCCCATAATTTATCCGGATTTGAATTTAAGCTATACTCTTAAAGTCAAACCAGAGGGAAAATCCTTTAAGATCATCATAGACCTCGATGAACCATTACCGGAAGACTGGGTGGGAAAAGTGGGGCTGAATATTGAACTGTTTCCGGGAATTTTATTTGGCAAGTCGTTCTATATGGATGATGAATTCGGAATTTTCCCCCGGCAGGCCGATGGTCCCGGATTTTACAATGAAGACGACGAATACCGGCTTCAGCCATTAGCCATAGGGAAAAAACTTGTCGTGGCGCCGGGCACTCCGGCACAAACGCTGACTATTCAGAATCTGGGAGAAAATAAGCTTGAATTGCTGGACGGAAGAGCCATTCACAGCAATGGCTGGTATGTCGTGCGCTCACTCGTTCCCCCCGGAAAGACCAAAGGAGCCGTTGAATGGCTGGTAACACCGAACGCTTTAAAAGATTATACCTATCAGCCGGTAGTTCAAATTTCCCAGGTTGGTTACCATCCCGGGCAGGAGAAAAAAGCAGTCATCGAAACCGATAAAAACACTACCGATCCGCAGCCGGTTCACTTGATGAAAATTGAACCTGAAGGCGGTTATTCCGAAGTATTGTCTAAAAAACCTGAAAAATGGGGCAATTTTTTGCGGTATAAATATTTCACCTTCGATTTCAGTGAAGTGAAGGAACCCGGGATGTACGTGATAAAATATTCCGGTTTTACTACCGTGCCGTTTAAGATCAGTAAAGACGTTTATAAAAGAGGTGTCTGGCAGCCCACCCTGGAATATTTTCTGCCGGTTCAAATGTGCCACATGCGTGTAAACGACCGCTATAAGGTGTGGCATGGCCTCTGCCACATGGATGATGCCCGCATGGCCCCCGTGGATACCAATCATTTTGACGGCTATCTTCAGGGGCACGAAACACTCACTAAATATAAAGGCGGGGAGCACGTTCCCGGCCTGAACATTGGTGGCTGGCATGATGCCGGCGATTACGATCTGAGGGTGGAGTCCCAGGCTTCAACGATTCAGGGACTGACGCATATTTACGAAATCTTTGATGTACAGTATGATAATACCAGCATCGATGAGAAAAATAGGCTGGTGGAAATCCTGCAACCCGACGGCATCCCAGATATCATTCAGCAAATTGAACATGGAGCGCTTTCGATTGTGGGTGGGTATGAATCCTTAGGCCGATTTTACAGGGGCATAATCTCCCCTACCAAGCGACAGTATGTTCTGCTGGGCGATCCCGTGAACCAAACCGATAACAAGATTTATTCTGAAAAAAAACCGAATGATACCACCCAAAATCAAGGAGGTTCCGACGATCGGGGGGTATTCACGGAGAACAATCCTCCCAGAGAGCTTGCCACGGCCGCTGCCCTGGCCGCTTCTGCACGTGTTTTAAAAGAATATGACCCCGAACTGGCAGCCAAATGCCTGCAAATTGCCCGTGAAACCTGGAATAGCGTCAACAGTAATTCCTCTCTCGATAAAGTAGACCTGGCGGCAGAACTGCTGCAAACAACCAGGGAAGAAAAGTACGCCGATTTCATATTAAAAAATAAGGATGATATTATTTCCAATTTCGGTGATACCGGCTGGAGAATCGGGCCCATCCTTTCACTCATCGGTAATAAAAAATTTACCACGGCCATGCAGGAAGCTGCCAGGAATTATTATAAAACCATAGAGGCAGAAGGTGAAAAAACACCCTATGGCGTTCCTTATGAACCCAATATCTGGGGTGCCGGTTGGGGAATTCAGAATTTTGGAATGAAACAATATTTTTTGCATACCAGCTATCCCGAAGTTTTTCCTGAAAAGTACCTGCTTGATGCGCTGAATTTCATTCTGGGAGCGCATCCTGGCGTGAATACCTCTTCTTTTGCTTCAGGTGTAGGGGCACGCTCCATTACACAGGCCTATGGGATGAACCGCGGCGATTTTTCTTTTATTCCCGGTGGAATAGGTTCCGGCACTGCCCTGATACGACCCGATTTCCCTGAATTGCTGGAATGGTCTTTCTTATGGCAACAAACGGAATATGTACTGGGCGGGGGAACCACCGATTATCTCTTTCTGGTGCTTGCGGCAGATAAACTGTTAAACGAAAAGCCATGA
- a CDS encoding AGE family epimerase/isomerase, protein MIFLLPFYPVIAQENQRNEQVVDEMKKAVKTDLLDKWYPLAIDNEDGGFYSEITYNFKLGEKQDKMIVTQARNVWTTSKASQLYPEQKAEYLRYADHGFQFLKEVMWDKKNGGFHNLVTKDGKPILKEGEEKTAYGNSFALYALAAYYDASGNEEALEMAKKTFLWLEKHSHDPVNKGYYQSMQLDGTPIERDSSFASTSDVGYKDQNSSIHLLEAFTELYHVWPDQLVAKRLEELLLLIRDRIVSDRNYMNLFFTPDWKAVSFQNESRENIQKHYYLDHVSFGHDVETAYLMKEASEALHRDDIEKTIARGKKMVDHALENGWDKEKGGFYDGGYYFKGADSLEIVNSDKNWWSQAEGLNSLLLMDELFPNDPHNYRDHFEQLWKYTKTYLMDDRFGGWYEWGQDTRPETKNDLKGHIWKATYHDFRALTNCIKRLEKN, encoded by the coding sequence ATGATTTTTCTTTTACCATTCTATCCGGTAATAGCTCAAGAGAATCAAAGGAATGAACAGGTTGTTGATGAAATGAAAAAGGCCGTGAAAACCGATCTGCTCGATAAATGGTATCCTTTGGCCATCGATAATGAGGACGGCGGATTTTACAGTGAAATCACCTATAACTTCAAGCTTGGTGAGAAGCAGGATAAAATGATCGTGACCCAGGCCAGGAATGTATGGACGACCTCCAAAGCCTCGCAGCTCTACCCTGAACAGAAAGCCGAATATTTGCGGTATGCAGACCATGGTTTTCAGTTTTTAAAGGAGGTGATGTGGGATAAAAAGAATGGCGGATTTCACAATTTGGTGACCAAAGATGGAAAACCCATACTAAAGGAAGGCGAAGAAAAAACAGCCTATGGAAATTCCTTTGCACTTTATGCACTGGCGGCCTATTATGATGCTTCCGGAAATGAAGAGGCTTTGGAAATGGCAAAAAAGACTTTTTTATGGCTGGAAAAACACAGCCATGACCCGGTGAACAAAGGCTATTATCAGTCTATGCAACTCGATGGCACTCCCATAGAGAGAGACAGCAGTTTTGCCTCCACCTCTGATGTGGGATACAAAGATCAAAACAGCTCAATCCATTTGCTCGAGGCCTTCACCGAACTATACCATGTTTGGCCCGATCAACTGGTAGCCAAACGGCTGGAAGAACTATTATTACTCATAAGGGACAGGATTGTTAGCGATAGGAATTATATGAACCTGTTTTTCACTCCCGACTGGAAAGCAGTGAGTTTCCAGAATGAAAGCCGGGAAAACATACAGAAGCATTACTATCTCGACCATGTTTCATTTGGGCATGATGTGGAAACCGCCTACCTGATGAAGGAAGCCTCGGAAGCCCTGCACAGGGATGATATTGAAAAAACGATCGCCAGAGGAAAGAAGATGGTAGATCATGCGCTGGAAAATGGCTGGGATAAGGAAAAAGGAGGATTTTATGACGGCGGTTATTATTTCAAAGGAGCCGATTCACTGGAGATCGTGAATAGCGATAAAAACTGGTGGTCCCAGGCGGAAGGCCTGAACAGCCTCCTGCTCATGGACGAACTTTTTCCTAATGACCCGCACAACTACCGGGATCACTTCGAGCAACTCTGGAAATATACCAAGACCTATTTAATGGATGACCGGTTTGGCGGCTGGTATGAATGGGGCCAGGATACCCGGCCCGAGACTAAAAACGATCTAAAAGGACATATCTGGAAGGCCACTTACCATGACTTCCGGGCACTTACGAACTGCATCAAAAGGCTTGAAAAGAATTGA
- a CDS encoding glycoside hydrolase family 27 protein, whose translation MVKTKYFLFIFLFCMGAKGFCQKFDDLAQTPPMGWNSWNKFACDVNEELIRETADAMVASGMKDAGYEYIIIDDCWHGERDEKGFIHANKEKFPSGMKALVDYVHSKGLKFGIYSDAGWQTCGGKPGSRGREYQDAQTYAEWGVDYLKYDWCNTEGLKAEGAYLTMRDALYEAGKPIVLSICEWGDNQPWEWAEDIGHLWRTTGDIYPCWDCEEDHGDWSSWGILRILDMQKGLRNYAGPGHWNDPDMLEVGNGMSTSEDRAHFTMWCMIAAPLIAGNDLRNMNETTRAILTNKDVISINQDRLGVQAFKYSEDDGLEVWVKPLANDEWAVTFLNRSEQERKIDFNWKDHPFEDPDFSYKVDFNNAQYKLYDVWKHTSMGSTQKELEASLPSHDVLTLRLKS comes from the coding sequence ATGGTAAAAACTAAGTACTTCTTATTCATCTTTTTGTTCTGTATGGGCGCTAAGGGTTTCTGTCAAAAATTTGATGACCTTGCCCAAACGCCCCCTATGGGTTGGAATTCCTGGAATAAGTTCGCCTGCGACGTGAATGAAGAATTAATTCGTGAAACAGCCGATGCCATGGTGGCTTCAGGTATGAAAGACGCCGGGTATGAATATATCATCATAGATGACTGCTGGCACGGGGAGCGTGATGAAAAGGGTTTTATCCATGCCAATAAGGAAAAGTTTCCATCGGGGATGAAGGCACTCGTTGATTATGTGCACTCCAAAGGCCTGAAATTCGGGATTTATTCCGATGCCGGCTGGCAAACCTGCGGTGGAAAACCAGGCAGCCGCGGAAGGGAATACCAGGATGCTCAAACCTATGCCGAATGGGGCGTGGATTACCTGAAATACGACTGGTGCAATACCGAAGGGCTTAAGGCAGAAGGAGCATATCTCACCATGCGCGATGCACTTTATGAGGCGGGCAAACCTATCGTTTTAAGCATTTGTGAATGGGGTGACAATCAACCCTGGGAATGGGCTGAAGATATAGGCCACCTCTGGAGAACTACAGGTGATATCTACCCCTGCTGGGATTGCGAAGAAGATCACGGGGACTGGTCTTCCTGGGGAATCCTGCGGATTCTGGATATGCAAAAAGGACTTCGTAATTATGCCGGCCCCGGGCACTGGAACGATCCTGATATGCTTGAAGTGGGTAACGGGATGAGCACCAGCGAAGACAGGGCGCATTTTACGATGTGGTGCATGATCGCTGCGCCTCTCATAGCCGGCAATGATCTTCGAAATATGAATGAAACTACCCGGGCTATCCTTACTAATAAGGATGTGATTTCTATTAACCAGGACAGGCTTGGAGTTCAGGCGTTCAAGTATTCTGAAGATGACGGGCTGGAAGTCTGGGTGAAGCCCCTGGCAAATGATGAATGGGCGGTGACATTTTTAAATCGTTCAGAACAGGAAAGGAAAATAGATTTTAACTGGAAAGATCATCCCTTCGAAGACCCTGATTTTTCCTATAAGGTCGATTTCAATAATGCCCAGTATAAGCTATATGATGTCTGGAAGCATACATCAATGGGCAGCACACAAAAGGAATTGGAAGCCAGCCTGCCTTCTCACGATGTATTGACGCTGCGACTGAAAAGCTAA
- a CDS encoding glycan-binding surface protein encodes MKLSRIYYLLILLVLTSLSSCDDDDDIYPQLGDDPRNLTEIITQTDQLSMLSEAMVQTGLDSTFRSTSTYTVFAPNNAAFENLDMSAYSDEELENLLLNHVISTVTADFTSTLTSGYKTTMATGPGGNNLSLFINKNGDLTLNGTASLVSGSFDIGSTNGVLHVIDNVLVPPTVVTQAQANPEFSSLAEAIELADLGDALSLNDPESENYPLTLFAPTNAAFENLMAQLNGAFGWSNLSDVPTDVLQEILMYHAVTGENLRSDAIGGETYTTMQGGTLSVGDDLVITDGSYDTAGFGMTDIQAINGVVHGVDKVLLPESVFQDILSATLDIKERSEDKGYTTFLAAIEKAGLTSALTSEEYTAFVPNNDAFTALFATINNFDSLDDFDTPEEIEILKELLNYHLHAGVLMSSQLTDGGTISTVYGDEITADLSGENARLRPSFEEAIPSQIVNANVGATNGVIHEINRVLVPADLVSALGIETAEGGQCPVKDESLVFFDWNGKDQWWGNVTPENDASLSLDGESYGRANFQTGGTGWVDLFWRNDHSTFYGADVVGTNISDYSLKFDINVLEPISAGKFRIRFHDADGNDVFYDWQPWNDTGEPFDTDGWETIEIPLAEIGVTDFSQIDAEFGMAFEGADVLLNFAIDNVRFDTPGCGGPDPVTDTDAVFFDWDGKDPWWGNVNVENDAAITLDGSNYGRANFQTGGTGWVDLFWRNDHSTFYGADMVGADVNDYVLKFDIYTIEPISQGTFRIRFHDADGVDAFYDWEPWNDSGDAFDTDGEWETVSIPLSVLGVPDFSLIDAEFGMAFEGADVLLNFAIDNVRFEKL; translated from the coding sequence ATCAATTGTCAATGCTTTCTGAAGCCATGGTGCAAACCGGTTTGGATTCGACTTTTAGGAGCACCTCCACCTACACTGTTTTCGCTCCAAATAATGCGGCCTTTGAGAACTTAGATATGTCGGCATACAGTGACGAAGAGCTTGAAAATTTGCTGCTTAATCATGTAATCAGTACCGTTACGGCCGATTTCACCTCTACTTTAACCTCGGGTTATAAAACCACAATGGCAACGGGTCCCGGAGGGAACAACCTTAGCCTTTTCATAAACAAAAATGGCGATTTAACTCTTAACGGGACAGCTTCACTGGTAAGTGGCTCTTTTGATATTGGCTCTACCAACGGTGTCTTACACGTTATAGATAATGTACTGGTGCCGCCAACTGTAGTCACACAGGCGCAGGCAAACCCTGAATTTTCTTCTCTTGCTGAAGCAATTGAATTGGCTGATCTGGGTGATGCTCTTTCTTTAAATGACCCTGAAAGTGAAAATTATCCTCTTACTTTATTTGCTCCCACTAATGCGGCTTTTGAAAATTTAATGGCACAGCTTAATGGAGCCTTCGGATGGTCTAATTTAAGCGATGTGCCTACCGATGTGCTACAGGAAATTCTGATGTATCACGCAGTTACAGGTGAAAATCTGCGTTCCGATGCAATAGGTGGGGAAACTTATACTACGATGCAGGGGGGAACCCTTTCCGTAGGAGACGATCTTGTAATCACGGATGGAAGTTATGATACTGCCGGTTTTGGAATGACCGATATTCAGGCCATAAACGGTGTGGTGCATGGCGTGGATAAGGTACTTCTTCCTGAAAGCGTTTTTCAGGATATTCTTAGTGCCACGCTTGACATTAAAGAACGCAGTGAAGATAAAGGCTATACTACTTTCCTGGCAGCTATAGAAAAGGCTGGTCTTACCAGTGCCTTAACTTCGGAAGAATATACCGCCTTCGTTCCAAATAACGATGCATTTACCGCGCTGTTCGCTACTATAAATAATTTCGACAGCCTTGATGATTTTGATACTCCTGAAGAAATAGAAATTCTGAAAGAATTATTGAATTATCACCTGCATGCCGGAGTTCTCATGTCTAGCCAGTTGACTGACGGAGGAACGATTTCTACTGTGTATGGTGATGAAATAACTGCTGATCTTAGTGGAGAAAATGCAAGATTACGACCAAGTTTCGAAGAGGCAATCCCTTCTCAGATCGTAAATGCAAACGTAGGCGCAACTAACGGCGTCATTCATGAAATTAACCGGGTTCTCGTGCCTGCCGATCTGGTAAGCGCTCTTGGTATAGAAACTGCCGAAGGAGGCCAGTGCCCCGTAAAAGACGAAAGTCTGGTATTCTTTGACTGGAATGGAAAAGATCAATGGTGGGGAAATGTGACCCCTGAAAATGATGCTTCTCTTTCTCTGGATGGGGAAAGTTATGGTAGAGCCAATTTCCAGACAGGTGGCACCGGATGGGTTGACCTCTTCTGGAGAAATGATCATTCTACTTTCTATGGCGCCGACGTGGTAGGTACGAATATCAGTGACTATTCTCTCAAATTTGATATCAATGTTTTGGAACCAATTTCGGCAGGTAAATTCCGAATTCGTTTTCATGATGCCGATGGCAATGATGTATTCTATGACTGGCAGCCCTGGAACGATACCGGAGAACCCTTTGATACCGACGGTTGGGAAACCATTGAAATTCCTTTAGCTGAAATTGGGGTTACTGATTTTAGCCAGATTGATGCGGAATTTGGAATGGCATTCGAGGGTGCCGATGTGCTGTTGAATTTTGCCATCGATAATGTACGTTTTGATACTCCTGGTTGTGGCGGCCCAGATCCCGTCACAGATACCGATGCCGTATTCTTTGACTGGGATGGAAAAGATCCCTGGTGGGGAAATGTAAATGTTGAAAATGATGCCGCAATTACATTGGACGGAAGTAATTATGGTCGTGCCAACTTCCAGACCGGCGGTACAGGCTGGGTAGATTTATTCTGGAGGAATGACCATTCTACTTTCTACGGAGCTGATATGGTGGGCGCCGATGTGAATGATTATGTCCTGAAATTTGATATTTATACCATAGAACCTATTTCACAGGGTACATTCCGAATTCGCTTTCATGATGCCGATGGAGTAGATGCTTTCTATGATTGGGAGCCATGGAATGATAGCGGGGATGCATTTGATACCGATGGTGAATGGGAAACTGTCAGTATTCCCTTGTCAGTGCTCGGAGTGCCAGATTTTAGTCTTATAGATGCTGAATTTGGAATGGCTTTCGAAGGCGCGGATGTACTTCTCAATTTTGCAATAGACAATGTGAGATTTGAAAAATTGTAG